DNA sequence from the Roseofilum casamattae BLCC-M143 genome:
GGCCCGGAAGTGCCAGCCGAAGAGTTTTCATGGCAAGATCCGATTCCCTCAGTTAACCATGAATTAATTGACGAGCAAGATATTACAGCTCTGAAGGATAAGATTCTAGAGACGGGATTATCGGTCTCGCAACTGGTTTCGACGGCTTGGGCTTCGGCAGCAACATTCCGAGGCTCTGACATGCGCGGTGGCGCCAATGGGGCGCGGATTCGACTGGCTCCCCAGAAAGATTGGGAAGTTAACCAACCAGCTCAGCTAGCAACCGTACTGCAAACTCTTGAGGCAGTACAACAGGAGTTCAATAACTCTCAGTCTAATGGGAAGCAGGTATCTCTGGCCGATCTCATTGTTCTGGGCGGATGTGCGGCGATCGAGCAAGCGGCACGGAATGCCGGATCTGATGTGAAAGTGCCTTTCCAGCCAGGACGCACGGATGCCACAGCAGAGCAAACAGATGTGGATTCTTTTGCCGTACTCGAACCGGTTGCCGATGGATTTCGCAACTATCTTAAAGGCGAGCACGAACTTGTGGCGGAACAGTTATTAGTGGATCGAGCACAGTTACTGACCCTGAGTGCGCCAGAAATGACGGTTCTGATTGGCGGCTTGCGCGTGTTGAATGCTAATGTCGGACAGGCTCAGCACGGTGTCTTTACTGGGCGACCGGAAATGTTAACGAATGATTTCTTTGTCAACTTGCTGGACTTGGGTACGACATGGCAGGCAACCTCGGATGCTGGAGATGTGTTTGAGGGACGCGATCGCCAAACCGGCGAACTGAAATGGACTGGAACCCGCGTCGATCTGATCTTCGGCTCTCACTCTCAGTTGCGATCGCTGGCGGAAGTCTATGGCTGTGAGGACTCGCAGCCGAAATTTGTCCGGGACTTTGTCATGGCATGGGATAAGGTAATGAATCTCGATCGCTTTGACCTCGCCTAGTCTGAATTTGGATGATATCAAATCCGGTTAATTGATATTAGGTTAAGACGAGGTTGGATGTTCTTGAGGATTGGCATCTTCCCAAAGAACGCGATAAATTTCCAATGGCTCGTCTTTTCCTTTGACAGTAATTGGAGATAAACGCTCGACAGGAATGATATGGGGTTTGAGCTGAGCAAATGTGGTGGCAGAAATTAAAATTTCATCCGCTTGCGCGGCAGTGCAAATCCGGCTGGCAACATTCATGGTATCGCCAATATGGGCGTATTGAATCAGGCGATCGCTGCCAATGTTTCCGGAAGCAATTTCTCCAGTATTTAAACCAATATGAATTTGGATGGGACGTTGGTTGCGGTACTGGCGTTTAATGTTGAGTCGCCGGACTACCCATTGCATGGCGATCGCTGCTCGTACGGCCCGCTCGGCATCGTCATCTTGGCGATAGGGCGACCCCCACACGGCAACCAGAGCATCGCCAATAAATTTCTCTAAGGTGCCTTCATAAGGAAAAACAATTTCTTCGACGATAGTGCCAAAATATTCGTTGAGCATTTCGATGACTTCGCGCGGCGACATGAGAGCGGACATTTGCGTGAAGTGACTCACATCGGAAAAGAGGGCCGTAACTTCTGTCTCGACGATTTTGTTTAAGTTTCCTTCTTCTCGTAATTTGCTGCTGACGGCTTTGGGAAAAAAGCGTTCGAGTTTGTCGCGCAAGACGGCTTCGGTCTCCATTTTTTGATAGAGCTGGCTGTGAGAAATTGCGATCGCTGCTTGATTGGCTAAAGCGGTCAAAAATTGCACATCTTCATCGGAATAGACATTCACGAGAGATAAATTATCGGTATAAAGTACGCCAATGACTTCATCTCCAGGCTTCAAAGGGGCGCAAATCGAGGCATGAATCGATTGACTAATGACTGAATCGGAGTCATTAAATCTGCGATCCAATCGAGCATCGGCTGTTACGATTGTTTGCTGTTTCTCGCGCACGAAGCTCATAATTTTATTGCTGTAAAACTGATAGTCTGTTGGAATGCCGGGGCGAGCTTCAACTGCTTTGATTTGCAGGCGATCGTCTTTTGGGTTTACCAATAAAATTGCTGCGCGATCGATTTGCATAATTTTCAATAAGATTTCGAGAATTTTTTGCAGCAAATTTTCTAATTTACCGGGTTCGGAAAGTTCTTTACTTACCTCCAACAAAAGCTGTAGCTTATTTTCTCTCCGCTTCTGCCGATCTTGCTCTCGCAACTTGAGAATAGAGCGTGTTTTTTCCTTTTCAGACAATAACTCTGGAATACCAAAGGTTTCTGAATCTACGGCAAACTCTTTAATAATTGTGGGGACTTCATCTGGCTCTAGCTCGGTGGCTCGATTGTCTTGTTCGATATAGTCTTGGTATTTGAATATTACTTTTCCCAAGCGGATGGTATCTCCGTCTTGCAAGACCTGAGCTTCGATTTGAATTTCATTAATATAAGTATGGTTGCTGCTATTGAGATCGCAGATTGTTACTCCACGAGCATTCCACTCAACTTCTGCATGATATCGAGAAATACTAGCATGATCTAATACAATAATATTACCGAGAGAGCGCCCCAGGGTATTCACTCCCCAGCGTAGCTCATAGACTTTTTCATCCTGACTATTGGGGAAGTAAATTAGATAAGGCATGGTTCGCTGACACTCAATGGTTACCTGCCAATTGCAGAGAACTGTAAAATTTTGGTATAATTGTAAACGATCTAAAGAGCTTTGGCAAATAAGCTATATTGGCGGATGGGTTGACCGTATCGGGAGCTAATATTGAGGGACGAATTGCCGGAATACATGAGAGCATGAATGACCGATCGATATCCTATATTGCGAGCGGTGTGATGGATGCGATCGATGAGGATATTGCCTAAGCCAGCATAAGCGCGATCGCCTAATATTCCGACTGTTTTGAGAATAATAGTATCGCAATTTCCCCGATCTTGAAGTTGCCGATAATCGGGTATAGCGAATAAGAATCCGATAGGGCGATCGCCTCGTTCGG
Encoded proteins:
- a CDS encoding adenylate/guanylate cyclase domain-containing protein, producing the protein MPYLIYFPNSQDEKVYELRWGVNTLGRSLGNIIVLDHASISRYHAEVEWNARGVTICDLNSSNHTYINEIQIEAQVLQDGDTIRLGKVIFKYQDYIEQDNRATELEPDEVPTIIKEFAVDSETFGIPELLSEKEKTRSILKLREQDRQKRRENKLQLLLEVSKELSEPGKLENLLQKILEILLKIMQIDRAAILLVNPKDDRLQIKAVEARPGIPTDYQFYSNKIMSFVREKQQTIVTADARLDRRFNDSDSVISQSIHASICAPLKPGDEVIGVLYTDNLSLVNVYSDEDVQFLTALANQAAIAISHSQLYQKMETEAVLRDKLERFFPKAVSSKLREEGNLNKIVETEVTALFSDVSHFTQMSALMSPREVIEMLNEYFGTIVEEIVFPYEGTLEKFIGDALVAVWGSPYRQDDDAERAVRAAIAMQWVVRRLNIKRQYRNQRPIQIHIGLNTGEIASGNIGSDRLIQYAHIGDTMNVASRICTAAQADEILISATTFAQLKPHIIPVERLSPITVKGKDEPLEIYRVLWEDANPQEHPTSS